Proteins encoded together in one Paenibacillus sp. J23TS9 window:
- a CDS encoding glycosyltransferase family 4 protein, with the protein MKILFTFFNPSGGMETLNRIRSNALKEHGIESHLLYNIDGEGRQNIKDIRTIVTSDSDTIRNLIELEQYDAVIVCSDIHMLVQISSFGYGGRLIFEFQGLGTPEEATQILQNFKDGINRHADALLYPRTAHLRRLMRSFFPDIQQYCFDDPLDCKNFGYTAYPQKSYPIVGWIGRIQANKNWREFLQMGQRLIRLHPGLSLWLFDDDTLSDSAELAGYHQILEADPLLSSRLFRYSNIPHELMADYLSIIGDSGGLLVSTSIREGFGYAVAEAMLCRCPVLSTDSGGVRRFIFHNKTGKFYTRGNLDEAVKEAISLMINIPLRNRLVQSAETHIHKHFSADLYAEHFIAMLYRLDAVPSTFSAHKGKEQKPPDDNANEYRS; encoded by the coding sequence ATGAAAATACTGTTTACCTTTTTCAATCCCAGCGGCGGTATGGAGACCTTGAACCGAATTCGCAGTAACGCCTTAAAGGAGCATGGAATCGAATCCCATCTGCTGTACAATATTGATGGAGAAGGGCGCCAGAACATTAAAGATATCCGAACAATCGTTACCAGCGACTCCGATACCATCCGAAATCTCATTGAGCTGGAACAATATGATGCCGTTATCGTATGCTCGGATATTCACATGCTTGTACAGATCAGCAGCTTTGGTTACGGCGGACGTCTTATTTTTGAATTTCAGGGGCTTGGAACACCCGAGGAAGCTACGCAAATTTTGCAGAATTTCAAAGACGGGATTAACCGGCATGCCGATGCGCTGCTTTACCCCCGGACCGCACATCTGCGCCGCCTCATGCGTTCCTTTTTTCCGGATATTCAGCAGTATTGCTTTGATGACCCGCTTGACTGCAAAAATTTCGGATATACTGCCTACCCTCAAAAGTCCTATCCCATCGTTGGCTGGATCGGGCGCATACAGGCCAACAAAAATTGGCGGGAATTTCTTCAGATGGGTCAGCGGCTGATCAGGCTTCATCCCGGTCTGTCCCTGTGGCTTTTTGATGACGACACCTTGTCTGACAGCGCCGAATTAGCCGGTTACCATCAAATCCTTGAAGCGGATCCGCTGCTATCCTCCCGGCTCTTCCGTTATTCCAATATTCCGCATGAGCTGATGGCTGATTACCTCAGCATTATCGGGGATTCAGGAGGCCTTCTCGTATCCACCTCCATCCGCGAGGGTTTCGGATATGCAGTGGCCGAAGCCATGTTATGCCGCTGCCCGGTTCTTTCTACGGACTCCGGTGGTGTAAGAAGATTTATTTTTCATAATAAGACCGGAAAATTCTATACGCGCGGCAACCTGGATGAAGCCGTGAAGGAGGCTATCTCGCTGATGATCAATATCCCTTTGCGAAACCGGCTGGTCCAAAGCGCAGAAACGCATATCCACAAGCATTTCTCCGCGGATTTGTATGCAGAACATTTCATCGCCATGCTGTACCGGCTTGATGCGGTTCCTTCTACCTTTTCAGCTCATAAGGGTAAGGAGCAAAAACCTCCTGACGACAATGCAAACGAATATCGTTCATAA
- a CDS encoding YjcZ family sporulation protein, which yields MSEFAGRNNLFTSTGAILVLFILLVIITKTFLY from the coding sequence ATGAGCGAATTTGCTGGTAGGAACAATCTTTTTACTTCCACAGGAGCGATCCTGGTCCTGTTCATTCTGTTGGTTATAATCACTAAAACTTTTCTCTACTAA
- a CDS encoding DUF4097 family beta strand repeat-containing protein has translation MRISYKGIGAAAILSAVLLAGCDEVDDAVQKVRQDAHEVATAAGSSVVGTVNGIGDRMKSNGEHIELTAEREMGSETVLQVDHKVGNITVVPGTGNKASVKTTIWFLNEKSYQNIVDEAETNLIAKNGKLEIVTNPKGNPNDNLWDWAQSKYGYSELMIDYEVQVPASITDFEIENDVGQITMNNVSGKYQVDNSVGAIVVNGAQIKGKSSIKSEAGSVQLGISGIEKDSSLKVKTDVGSIHATLADSLAYTLKLDSELGIISGASKGSSDIHGGGPQITLSSSIGAISVE, from the coding sequence ATGCGTATTTCGTATAAGGGGATTGGAGCCGCGGCCATCCTTTCAGCGGTGCTTCTTGCAGGCTGTGACGAGGTCGATGACGCCGTGCAAAAGGTCAGGCAGGACGCGCACGAGGTTGCGACTGCTGCGGGAAGCTCGGTTGTAGGAACGGTGAATGGCATCGGTGACCGGATGAAGAGTAACGGTGAGCATATCGAGTTGACCGCTGAACGGGAGATGGGATCCGAAACGGTGCTGCAAGTAGACCATAAGGTAGGCAACATCACGGTTGTGCCGGGGACAGGAAATAAGGCATCCGTGAAGACAACGATCTGGTTCTTGAATGAAAAATCGTACCAGAACATCGTAGATGAGGCTGAAACCAACTTGATAGCAAAAAACGGAAAACTGGAAATCGTGACGAATCCGAAGGGGAATCCAAACGATAATCTTTGGGACTGGGCGCAGTCAAAGTACGGTTACTCTGAATTGATGATTGATTATGAGGTGCAGGTACCCGCGTCGATTACGGATTTTGAGATTGAGAATGACGTAGGCCAAATTACGATGAACAATGTGAGCGGCAAGTATCAGGTGGATAATAGTGTGGGTGCCATCGTGGTCAATGGCGCTCAAATCAAAGGCAAGTCCAGTATCAAATCGGAAGCTGGCAGTGTTCAGCTCGGTATCAGCGGAATAGAGAAGGACAGCAGCCTCAAAGTAAAAACCGATGTGGGCAGCATCCATGCGACTCTTGCGGATAGCCTTGCGTATACGCTGAAATTGGACAGTGAACTCGGCATCATATCCGGGGCATCCAAGGGCAGCAGCGATATCCATGGAGGGGGTCCGCAGATCACGCTGTCCTCTTCGATCGGGGCAATCTCCGTAGAATAA
- a CDS encoding YolD-like family protein gives MNRQHLSPKTAPDLTGNESGTAAAIQEKEDWSYVERELSRSLEKHVKISLTVDTAHGTSQLRGFVTVINTYLKEIKLREEDDWQWIRFDDIRSVQPSA, from the coding sequence ATGAACAGACAGCATCTATCCCCTAAGACGGCTCCAGATCTAACAGGGAATGAATCGGGAACGGCCGCTGCCATACAGGAGAAAGAGGATTGGTCGTATGTGGAGCGAGAGCTTTCCCGGTCGCTTGAGAAGCATGTGAAAATAAGTTTAACGGTAGATACGGCGCATGGAACCAGCCAGCTAAGAGGGTTCGTGACGGTGATTAATACATATTTGAAGGAAATTAAACTGCGTGAAGAGGATGACTGGCAGTGGATCAGGTTCGATGACATCCGTTCTGTGCAGCCATCAGCCTAG
- a CDS encoding DUF523 domain-containing protein, translating into MIVVSSCLAGMKVRYNGTHCMQDVIQRLVEEKKAVTVCPELMGGFTTPREPAEIQGGTGADVLDGRARVIEKSGRDVSDMYIGGAHAALKKIRELGATMVVLKEYSPSCGSAMIYDGRFENRRIPGNGVTTALLEREGIEVVSEQIFLGRLQQSGEK; encoded by the coding sequence ATGATCGTTGTTAGTTCCTGCCTTGCGGGAATGAAAGTCAGATATAACGGGACGCATTGCATGCAGGATGTGATCCAGCGCTTGGTGGAGGAGAAGAAGGCAGTCACAGTCTGTCCCGAGCTGATGGGCGGATTCACGACTCCCAGAGAGCCGGCTGAAATTCAGGGCGGAACCGGCGCTGATGTGCTTGACGGACGAGCCCGGGTGATTGAGAAGTCCGGCAGGGATGTTAGTGATATGTATATCGGGGGAGCACATGCGGCGCTGAAGAAGATTCGCGAGCTTGGCGCAACGATGGTCGTGTTGAAGGAATACAGCCCTTCCTGCGGCAGCGCAATGATTTATGACGGCCGGTTCGAGAACCGGAGAATACCTGGAAACGGAGTCACCACGGCTTTACTGGAGCGGGAGGGCATCGAGGTCGTTTCGGAACAAATATTTTTGGGAAGGTTGCAGCAATCGGGCGAGAAATAA